In Sander vitreus isolate 19-12246 chromosome 7, sanVit1, whole genome shotgun sequence, a genomic segment contains:
- the efhd2 gene encoding EF-hand domain-containing protein D2, with amino-acid sequence MATDELSSKLSRRLQIEEGAEDPVAVDVSGYQNGSEDKPSTANADSELGAKLIRREELNEGQGEHCQPSMKVFNPYTEFKEFSRNQIKDMERMFKTFDAGKDNYIDLMELKLMMEKLGAPQTHIGLKNMIKEVDEDLDNKLSFREFLLIFKKAAAGELAEDSGLSVLARLSEIDVSTEGVKGAKTFFEAKVQAINESNRFEAEIRQEQEAKKKQAEDQKQRRAAFKDLQSAFK; translated from the exons ATGGCCACAGACGAACTTTCGTCCAAGCTCAGTCGTCGGCTCCAGATCGAAGAAGGAGCCGAGGATCCTGTTGCTGTGGACGTCAGCGGGTACCAGAATGGGTCGGAAGACAAACCGAGTACGGCCAATGCCGACTCTGAGCTCGGCGCTAAGCTGATCCGGAGAGAAGAGCTGAACGAGGGGCAGGGTGAGCACTGCCAGCCTAGCATGAAGGTCTTCAACCCATACACCGAGTTCAAAGAGTTCTCCCGAAACCAGATCAAAGACATGGAAAGGATGTTCAAAAC GTTCGATGCTGGGAAAGACAACTACATTGACCTGATGGAGCTGAAGCTGATGATGGAGAAGCTCGGAGCTCCACAGACCCATATCGGCTTGAAGAACATGATCAAAGAGGTGGACGAGGACCTGGACAACAAGCTTAGCTTCAGAGAG TTCCTGCTCATCTTCAAAAAGGCAGCAGCAGGAGAGCTGGCAGAGGACAGCGGCCTCAGTGTCCTCGCTCGCCTCTCTGAAATCGACGTTTCCACAGAGGGGGTCAAGGGAGCCAAGACTTTCTTTGAAGCCAAA GTCCAGGCCATCAATGAGTCCAACCGTTTTGAGGCGGAAATCCGCCAGGAGCAGGAGGCCAAGAAGAAGCAGGCCGAGGACCAGAAACAGAGACGCGCTGCTTTCAAAGACCTGCAGTCAGCCTTCAAGTGA